The genome window CTCGAAAGCGGTGATATCTTGTTTATTGATGAAATTCACCGCCTGAACCCCCTTGTGGAGGAATATCTGTATTCGGCCATGGAAGATTTTAAGATTGATATTCTGATTGATCAGGGGCCTAATGCACGTTCGATTGAACTGAAGCTCAATCCTTTTACCCTTGTCGGTGCTACCACCCGGAGTGGATTGCTGACCTCACCTTTGCGGGCGAGGTTTGGCATTAATGCCCGTCTGGAATATTATACTGCCGAGGAGCTGACCATGATTGTCAGGCGGAGTGCCCAGATTCTGAAGGTGGAAATCGAAGATGATGCGGCATTTGAAATAGCCCGCAGGAGCCGTGGAACTCCACGTATAGCCAACGCTTTGCTCAGGCGTGTCCGTGATTTTGCCCAGATTAAGGCCGATGGAAAAGTAGGCATCGACATCACCCGCTATGGCCTGAATGCGCTGAATGTTGATGAAAACGGACTGGATGAGATGGATAATAAAATATTGCATGCCATCATTGAAAAGTTCAATGGAGGACCGGTTGGCCTCAACACCATTGCCACGGCAGTGAGTGAGGAGCCCGATACCATCGAAGAGGTTTATGAGCCTTACCTGATCAAGGAAGGATACCTTAAACGCACACCTCGCGGACGCGAAGCTACGATAAAATGTTATAAACACCTTGGTATTAAACCAGGTGGCTTTTCTCCTTCTCTCTTTGATTTCTGAAGTTAAGATGGAAATCAGTTTCAGGGAAGAAATAGAAGAAAAAGCCAGAGAACTTGGGTTTAATGCTGTCGGTTTTGCCCGTGCCGGAAAACTGGAGGATGAAGCGGTTCATTTGCAGAAATACCTTTCAGAAGGTAGGCAGGCAGGGATGGATTATCTGCTGAGAAACAGGGAAAAACTACCTGACCCTGCCGTTGATTTTCCTGAGGTACAAAGCATCATCGTATGCCTGCTAAGCTATCAGCCGGCTGAAAGACAAAATCCTGAATGCAGCCTGAAAATATCGGCTTATGCTTATGGAAATGATTATCATATAGTTATTAAAGAAAAACTGAATCAGCTCAGTGATTTTATCAGGGAAAAAAACAAGGGAGCCGTTACAAAAGTATTTTGCGATTCCGGTACTGTACTTGAAAAAGCATGGGCTATCAGGGCAGGACTGGGATGGAGGGGAAAAAATTCACTGGTATTACATCCCCGTCTCGGCTCTTTCTTTTTCATTGGTTTGCTGATGACAAATCTGGATTTACCGGTTGTTCCTGAGATCATGACAGATAAATGTGGCAAGTGTACCCTTTGTCTCGAATCCTGTCCCACGCGGGCACTTGACCCTTATATGATTGACCCCCGTAAGTGTATTTCATACCATACTATTGAAAACAAAGGAGATTGGCCGGAAGGTTTTACTACCTGCGGCTGGATTTACGGTTGCGACATTTGTCAGGAGGTTTGCCCATGGAACAAAGACGTTTTGCCTGCTACTGAAAAAAACTTCCGCATCCTTCCTTTTATACATCAGGCAAATGATCAGGACTGGCTTTCGCTGGATGAAAAAAGCTTCAACGAAATATTCAGCCATTCAGCCATCAGGCGGATGAAATTTTCCGGGCTGAAAAATAATATTACAAGGGTAGTAAAAAAATGAAATTCAGATAGATATGACTTTCAATTCCGTTCGTCTGTTTTTTGCCCTGCCTTCTTCGGTGTCATTGGGTCCTATGGGTTTTGTTTCCCCGTATCCTTTATAGGAAAGACGTGAAGGGTTGATTTTTCCGGTATTCACCAGATAATCATATACCGCTTTTGCCCTGTTTTCAGACAATTTCTGGTTGTAAGCATCATCTCCGTAATTGTCGGTGTGTCCGCTGATTTCGACTTTGGCTGTAGTGTGAAAGTTGAGAAAATCAATGACTTTATTTAATTCAACGTAAGATTCAGGTTTTAAAGTGGCTTTGTCGAAATCGAAGAAAATGTTGTTCAGAACGACCGATTCTCCTGCCTTGAGCGGAGTCATGGGAATACGTTTTTCAAAGGCAGATGATTGTAGCCCTTTTGAGGAAAGATTATCTGAATAAAAGAGATAGCCTTGCCGGGAAGCATTGATCAGGTAGTTTTTTCCGGCAGGTATGGCAATGAGAAATTTTCCTGTTTTTCCGTCAGATGTTGATTTGATAATAGTTTTTCCCGTCTCAAGGTCAATCAGCTCGAAGGCAGCGCCCAGTGGGTTCCGGGTTTCTTTATCATAAACAATGCCTTTGAGATAACACACGGGTTTTGGCCTGAGGTGGGCAGGTATGGAGAAGGAATAAATATCAAGGCCGCCATTTCCGCCTTCTCTGCGGGAGGCAAAGAGGGCTTTGTCGCCCATGGCACTGACAAACAGGCTTATTTCATCTTTTTCGCTGTTGATGGGATAACCCAGGTTTCTGACATTACCAAACTTCCCGTCATTTTTCAGTGTGGCCACATACAAATCGGAAGCACCCATTCCGAGCCTCGATTCTGATGAAAAATAAAGCGTTTGATTGTCGGGGTGAATAAAGGGAGATTGTTCATTTTCAGGGCCGTTCACCTCAGGACCGAGGTTTTCAGGGACACTCCATGAACCGTCTTCATTCCGGGTGCTTTTCCATAAATCAAGTTTTCCGAGCGTTCCGCCCCTGTTGCTGGAGAAATAAATCGTTTTACCGTCAAAAGATATGGAAGGCTGGGTTTCTTTGGCAGAGGTGTTGATCGGGGGCCCCAGGTTTTTTGCCGGTTGCCATTCATTATTAATAAATTCTGAGATGTAAATGTCGCATATCCCATAGCCAAAATCTTTTTCATCGCTGCAAATCGTAAATAACAAATATTTTCCGTCAGGGGAAATGGTAATAGCGCCTTCATTTTTATCCACTTCATTCAGCCAGGGCGGGAGTTTGATGGCGGGTTGCCATACATTATTAATATTTGTGCTGTAAAAAATGTCCTCATTGTAGCGGTAATAATCCAGTTTTGCTTCCGGATATTGATCGAGCTTGCGTGTAAAAAACAAATACTGTTCATCAGCTGTCATG of Sphingobacteriales bacterium contains these proteins:
- the ruvB gene encoding Holliday junction branch migration DNA helicase RuvB gives rise to the protein MADKEEIKRPFDALAAYEKEFEKELRPKIFNDFVGQQQLLSNLIVFVKAARQRGDSLDHVLLHGPPGLGKTTLAYILSNEMDVGIKTTSGPVLDKPANLAGLLTNLESGDILFIDEIHRLNPLVEEYLYSAMEDFKIDILIDQGPNARSIELKLNPFTLVGATTRSGLLTSPLRARFGINARLEYYTAEELTMIVRRSAQILKVEIEDDAAFEIARRSRGTPRIANALLRRVRDFAQIKADGKVGIDITRYGLNALNVDENGLDEMDNKILHAIIEKFNGGPVGLNTIATAVSEEPDTIEEVYEPYLIKEGYLKRTPRGREATIKCYKHLGIKPGGFSPSLFDF
- a CDS encoding OmpA family protein; the encoded protein is MIIRNYILLIFISVFMLNGCRLMSQPEKVFTGTKNKRASDLYNQSAVLMMEGRNAEAEQLLIKAIKEDSNYVDAYLRLSSIYYKQGNTDLERKQYEKVLQIQPKLDGVYFNYAHLLMRVKEYQKSIEYFKRFLQFENISDNFYKKALQNIRICEYRDSMIKHPVPFNPVNLGSGINSELDEYWPAMTADEQYLFFTRKLDQYPEAKLDYYRYNEDIFYSTNINNVWQPAIKLPPWLNEVDKNEGAITISPDGKYLLFTICSDEKDFGYGICDIYISEFINNEWQPAKNLGPPINTSAKETQPSISFDGKTIYFSSNRGGTLGKLDLWKSTRNEDGSWSVPENLGPEVNGPENEQSPFIHPDNQTLYFSSESRLGMGASDLYVATLKNDGKFGNVRNLGYPINSEKDEISLFVSAMGDKALFASRREGGNGGLDIYSFSIPAHLRPKPVCYLKGIVYDKETRNPLGAAFELIDLETGKTIIKSTSDGKTGKFLIAIPAGKNYLINASRQGYLFYSDNLSSKGLQSSAFEKRIPMTPLKAGESVVLNNIFFDFDKATLKPESYVELNKVIDFLNFHTTAKVEISGHTDNYGDDAYNQKLSENRAKAVYDYLVNTGKINPSRLSYKGYGETKPIGPNDTEEGRAKNRRTELKVISI
- the queG gene encoding tRNA epoxyqueuosine(34) reductase QueG, encoding MEISFREEIEEKARELGFNAVGFARAGKLEDEAVHLQKYLSEGRQAGMDYLLRNREKLPDPAVDFPEVQSIIVCLLSYQPAERQNPECSLKISAYAYGNDYHIVIKEKLNQLSDFIREKNKGAVTKVFCDSGTVLEKAWAIRAGLGWRGKNSLVLHPRLGSFFFIGLLMTNLDLPVVPEIMTDKCGKCTLCLESCPTRALDPYMIDPRKCISYHTIENKGDWPEGFTTCGWIYGCDICQEVCPWNKDVLPATEKNFRILPFIHQANDQDWLSLDEKSFNEIFSHSAIRRMKFSGLKNNITRVVKK